In Denitratisoma sp. DHT3, one DNA window encodes the following:
- a CDS encoding polymer-forming cytoskeletal protein, whose amino-acid sequence MFSKKPGSAHGRIDSLIGAGTKIEGNVQFSGGLRIDGEVVGDVIAVGDQPSTLVVSEHARIEGEIRVFHLVVNGTVVGPIHCSDFLELQSQARVTGDVEYGAIEMRLGAVVQGRFVHQSGSAKAVDLKLASAN is encoded by the coding sequence ATGTTTTCCAAGAAACCCGGGTCGGCCCATGGCCGGATCGATAGCCTGATTGGCGCTGGAACGAAAATAGAAGGCAACGTCCAATTTTCGGGCGGCTTGCGGATCGATGGCGAGGTTGTCGGCGACGTCATTGCCGTCGGCGATCAGCCCAGCACGCTGGTGGTCAGTGAACATGCCCGGATCGAAGGCGAAATCCGGGTGTTCCATTTGGTGGTCAATGGTACCGTTGTCGGTCCCATTCATTGCAGCGATTTCCTGGAACTTCAGTCGCAGGCGAGAGTCACAGGCGATGTGGAATATGGCGCGATCGAGATGCGGCTGGGGGCCGTCGTGCAGGGTCGGTTCGTGCATCAGAGCGGTTCGGCCAAGGCTGTGGATCTCAAGTTGGCCAGTGCCAATTGA
- the erpA gene encoding iron-sulfur cluster insertion protein ErpA, whose translation MNAPTEMPGPFVFTDSAVSKVKELIAEEGNPDLKLRVFVTGGGCSGFQYGFTFDEVANDDDTSMIKDGVTLLIDPMSYQYLVGAEIDYTEGLEGSQFVIKNPNANSTCGCGSSFSA comes from the coding sequence ATGAACGCACCAACAGAGATGCCAGGTCCCTTCGTTTTCACCGACAGCGCGGTGAGCAAGGTCAAGGAACTGATCGCCGAGGAAGGCAATCCTGACCTCAAGTTGCGAGTGTTCGTGACGGGTGGCGGTTGTTCCGGGTTCCAATATGGTTTTACCTTCGACGAAGTCGCCAACGACGACGATACGTCGATGATCAAAGACGGCGTCACGTTGTTGATCGACCCGATGAGCTATCAGTATCTCGTCGGTGCGGAAATCGACTACACCGAAGGCCTCGAGGGTTCGCAGTTCGTGATCAAGAACCCGAATGCCAACAGCACCTGCGGCTGCGGCTCGTCCTTCTCCGCTTGA
- a CDS encoding anhydro-N-acetylmuramic acid kinase — protein MTKPDLYIGLMSGTSLDGIDAALVRFTEGTSPTTLATHYTPYPEAVRMEALSLHVSGTDELHRAALLANQLAHLHAQAVDALLTEASCQPAQVVAQGCHGQTLRHCPEQAYTLQLNNPSLLAELTGIAVVADFRSRDIAAGGQGAPLVPAFHSTVFRDTQHHRAILNIGGIANITNLPPRDETTGFDCGPGNMLLDAWAERHLGVPYDANGDWGRTGKLIPELRNRMLAHPFLARLPPKSCGREQFGLHWLEDLLTGPETPADVQRTLVQLTAESAAGALRRWCGPVEALYVCGGGARNAGLMEALRDALPDITVGLTDLLGVPADWVEAVAFAWLARQHVLGRPGNLPQVTGACSARILGAYFPA, from the coding sequence TTGACTAAACCGGACCTCTACATCGGCCTCATGTCCGGCACCAGCTTGGACGGCATCGACGCCGCGCTGGTGCGATTTACCGAAGGCACGTCGCCGACGACCCTGGCGACCCATTACACGCCTTACCCAGAGGCCGTTCGCATGGAGGCGCTGAGCTTGCATGTGAGTGGCACGGACGAATTGCACCGTGCGGCCCTGCTCGCCAACCAATTGGCGCATCTCCATGCACAGGCCGTTGACGCCCTACTGACGGAAGCAAGCTGCCAGCCGGCCCAGGTGGTCGCTCAAGGCTGCCATGGCCAAACCCTGCGCCATTGCCCTGAGCAGGCCTATACCCTGCAGTTGAACAATCCATCGCTGCTGGCCGAACTCACCGGTATCGCCGTGGTCGCCGACTTCCGCAGCCGCGATATCGCGGCAGGCGGTCAGGGAGCGCCTCTGGTGCCGGCCTTCCATTCGACCGTGTTTCGCGATACGCAGCACCACCGGGCGATCCTGAACATCGGCGGCATCGCCAACATCACGAACCTGCCGCCTCGCGATGAGACGACCGGCTTTGATTGCGGACCGGGAAACATGCTGCTCGATGCCTGGGCGGAACGCCACCTCGGCGTACCCTACGACGCAAATGGCGATTGGGGACGCACCGGGAAATTGATTCCCGAATTGAGGAACCGGATGCTGGCGCATCCCTTTCTCGCTCGCCTACCGCCGAAAAGCTGCGGGCGCGAACAGTTCGGCCTGCATTGGCTCGAGGACTTGTTGACGGGTCCGGAAACACCCGCCGACGTGCAACGCACCCTCGTGCAGCTGACGGCGGAAAGCGCGGCAGGCGCGCTCCGGCGCTGGTGCGGGCCGGTCGAGGCGCTTTATGTCTGCGGCGGCGGTGCCAGGAACGCAGGATTGATGGAAGCCCTTCGGGACGCGCTCCCCGACATTACCGTCGGCCTCACCGACCTGCTGGGGGTTCCCGCGGACTGGGTCGAAGCGGTCGCCTTTGCCTGGCTGGCGCGGCAACACGTACTCGGCCGGCCGGGCAATCTTCCGCAAGTCACCGGCGCCTGCTCAGCGAGAATCCTGGGCGCCTACTTTCCCGCCTAG
- a CDS encoding M23 family metallopeptidase, with protein MNQEKRAILADLLHYRETRPARFWASIGVASTMIFGMVAAFGTAPDTVLTHVAQKDYVEELKFGAAPENPALDAEFVREEQIRRGDTAASLFSRLGMDGPATVSALSVLPGADVLFRQIAPGKTVTARIDRDGLLQSLVFPLNSNQGLALFVQRQGNTFTFTQKSVAVDTQVVMKSATIQSSLFGATDAADIPDSVATQLADIFSGDIDFHRDLRRGDRFSVVYESISAAGKPIRMGRILAAEFTNAGKQFSAIWFGDAQGSGGYYSPDGRSLRKAFLRSPLEFSRVTSGFTASRFHPVLQRWRAHKGVDYAAPPGTRVRATADGVVAFAGNQGGYGKVVILKHQTRYSTLYGHLSGFAAGLKAGRRVAQGEVIAYTGATGLASGPHLHYEFRVDGSHKNPLTVALPGAPPLAPQQLAKFRQVAALELTRINKIREFDLTALD; from the coding sequence ATGAATCAGGAAAAGCGGGCGATTTTAGCCGATCTACTTCACTACCGCGAAACCCGGCCAGCGCGTTTCTGGGCGTCCATCGGGGTGGCCTCCACAATGATTTTCGGTATGGTTGCCGCGTTCGGCACCGCCCCCGACACCGTGCTCACGCATGTCGCCCAGAAGGATTACGTCGAGGAACTGAAATTCGGTGCGGCGCCTGAAAATCCTGCCCTCGACGCCGAGTTCGTGCGGGAAGAACAGATTCGGCGCGGCGATACCGCGGCGAGCCTGTTCTCGCGCCTGGGGATGGACGGCCCGGCAACCGTATCGGCGCTCTCGGTGCTGCCCGGTGCCGACGTGCTGTTTCGCCAGATCGCGCCGGGAAAAACGGTTACGGCACGCATCGACCGCGACGGCCTGTTGCAATCCCTAGTCTTTCCCTTGAACAGCAATCAGGGGCTGGCCCTTTTTGTACAGCGCCAGGGCAATACCTTTACCTTCACGCAAAAGTCGGTCGCCGTGGACACTCAAGTCGTGATGAAGTCCGCGACCATCCAAAGCTCCTTGTTCGGCGCCACCGACGCCGCAGACATTCCCGACAGCGTGGCGACCCAATTGGCGGACATCTTCAGCGGTGATATCGATTTTCACCGGGATTTGCGGCGCGGCGACCGCTTTTCCGTGGTCTATGAGTCCATCAGCGCTGCGGGAAAGCCGATCCGTATGGGGCGCATTCTCGCCGCCGAATTCACCAATGCCGGCAAGCAGTTCAGCGCCATCTGGTTCGGCGACGCTCAGGGGAGCGGAGGTTACTACTCGCCGGATGGCCGCAGCTTGCGCAAAGCGTTTTTGCGCTCGCCGCTTGAATTTTCGCGAGTAACCTCCGGTTTCACCGCCTCTCGCTTCCATCCTGTCCTGCAGAGGTGGCGAGCCCACAAGGGCGTCGACTACGCGGCCCCACCGGGAACCCGGGTCAGAGCCACCGCCGATGGCGTCGTCGCGTTTGCCGGCAACCAGGGCGGTTACGGCAAGGTGGTGATCCTGAAGCATCAGACGCGCTATTCGACACTCTATGGTCACCTCTCGGGCTTCGCCGCCGGACTGAAGGCGGGGCGGCGCGTCGCTCAGGGCGAAGTGATCGCCTATACCGGCGCAACCGGCTTGGCCAGCGGCCCCCACCTCCACTACGAGTTCCGCGTCGACGGAAGCCACAAGAACCCCTTGACGGTGGCCCTTCCCGGAGCACCGCCGCTGGCGCCGCAACAACTGGCCAAGTTCCGACAGGTGGCCGCTCTTGAATTGACTCGCATCAACAAGATCCGCGAATTCGACCTTACCGCACTTGACTAA
- the tyrS gene encoding tyrosine--tRNA ligase, with amino-acid sequence MSDIESQLALIKRGADELLIETDLRERLKSGRPLRIKAGFDPTAPDLHLGHTVLINKLRHFQDLGHQILFLIGDFTAMIGDPTGKNATRPPLSKEQIIENAKTYQEQVFKILDPARTEICFNSGWFEPLGSAGMIRLAALHTVARMLERDDFAKRYAANQPIAIHEFLYPLCQGYDSVALKADVELGGTDQKFNLLIGRELQRHYGQASQCVLMMPLLEGLDGVNKMSKSLGNYIGIAEPAKEIFGKVMSVSDELMWRYYELLSFRSDQEVRQFKRDVAAGRNPRDIKVLLAQEIVERFHSRKAAEDALADFEARFQRGAVPDEMPELSLPSAPIAQVLKQAGLVASTSEALRMIDAGGVRANGEKVADKSLVLSSGDVLVLQVGKRKFARVTIV; translated from the coding sequence ATGAGCGACATCGAGTCCCAACTGGCACTGATCAAGCGTGGTGCCGATGAACTGCTGATAGAGACCGACCTGCGGGAGCGGTTGAAGTCGGGGCGGCCCTTGCGGATCAAGGCCGGATTCGATCCGACGGCGCCCGACCTGCACCTTGGGCATACGGTGCTCATCAATAAGCTGCGCCACTTCCAGGACCTCGGCCATCAAATCCTGTTCCTGATCGGCGATTTCACGGCGATGATCGGAGACCCGACCGGCAAGAACGCGACGCGTCCGCCTTTGTCCAAAGAACAGATCATCGAGAACGCCAAGACCTACCAGGAGCAGGTTTTCAAGATTCTTGATCCGGCCAGAACCGAAATCTGCTTCAATTCCGGCTGGTTCGAGCCGTTGGGCTCCGCTGGGATGATCAGGCTGGCAGCGCTGCATACGGTGGCACGAATGCTGGAACGCGACGATTTTGCCAAGCGCTATGCAGCCAATCAGCCCATCGCCATCCATGAGTTCCTCTACCCTCTGTGCCAGGGTTACGACTCGGTGGCCCTGAAGGCTGATGTCGAGCTCGGCGGCACCGACCAGAAATTCAACCTGCTGATAGGCCGGGAGCTGCAGCGGCATTACGGCCAAGCGTCTCAGTGCGTGCTGATGATGCCTTTGCTGGAAGGGCTCGATGGCGTCAACAAGATGTCCAAATCCCTGGGCAACTATATCGGGATCGCCGAGCCGGCCAAGGAAATATTCGGCAAGGTCATGTCGGTATCCGATGAGTTGATGTGGCGCTACTACGAGTTGCTTTCCTTCCGTAGCGACCAGGAGGTGCGGCAGTTCAAGCGGGATGTCGCTGCCGGCCGCAATCCCCGCGACATCAAGGTGCTGCTGGCCCAGGAAATCGTGGAACGGTTCCATTCCCGCAAGGCGGCGGAAGACGCTTTGGCCGACTTCGAAGCACGGTTTCAGCGTGGGGCGGTTCCCGACGAAATGCCCGAACTGTCCTTGCCCTCCGCTCCGATCGCACAGGTCTTGAAGCAAGCTGGATTGGTTGCGAGCACTTCCGAGGCGCTGCGGATGATCGATGCGGGTGGCGTTCGCGCCAACGGCGAGAAGGTTGCCGACAAGTCCCTGGTCTTGAGTTCGGGAGATGTGCTGGTGCTGCAAGTCGGCAAGCGCAAGTTTGCCCGTGTAACCATCGTGTGA
- a CDS encoding DUF2802 domain-containing protein encodes MDISAVSLRDGVLLIASLFAVYFVFQVLRLKKMTAARKRSAALSRDESEQATSVAFNEPFGAAARSKVRDDEASAAPAESTQRRFEEQMQRFGMESEFQRMQQELIGMRRELATLREDLDRLNAARSVSPLYSEAMSLAERGHDAAGIAGRCGISIAEAELVAALARNRGEFRDIEETEDMYGRQEPTDDQRAA; translated from the coding sequence ATGGATATTTCGGCAGTCAGCTTGCGTGACGGAGTCTTGCTCATAGCAAGTCTCTTCGCCGTTTACTTCGTCTTCCAGGTGCTGCGCTTGAAGAAAATGACTGCCGCGCGCAAGCGATCGGCTGCGCTTTCCCGGGATGAATCGGAGCAGGCGACCAGCGTCGCTTTCAACGAGCCATTCGGTGCTGCCGCCCGGTCCAAGGTTCGGGATGACGAAGCCTCCGCTGCGCCGGCCGAGTCGACGCAACGCCGCTTCGAAGAGCAGATGCAGCGCTTCGGAATGGAGTCCGAGTTTCAGCGAATGCAGCAGGAACTCATCGGGATGCGGCGCGAGTTGGCGACGCTGCGCGAGGACCTGGATCGCCTCAACGCGGCGCGGAGTGTGTCGCCGCTCTATAGCGAAGCCATGAGCCTGGCTGAGCGAGGTCACGATGCTGCCGGAATCGCCGGGCGCTGCGGCATTTCCATCGCAGAAGCGGAGCTGGTTGCGGCGCTCGCGCGAAATCGCGGTGAATTCCGGGACATTGAGGAAACAGAGGACATGTATGGTCGACAAGAACCAACCGATGACCAGCGCGCCGCCTGA
- a CDS encoding SPOR domain-containing protein: protein MVDKNQPMTSAPPEDDNEDEALQRRLVSRIAVAGVVIVALLGGLALIDALNTPSPPPVAKAPPVVPPSPPQEAAKPDEAASEPPKEEAAAETEEPAKTAEAPQEGSTAPSSAAHPVAPAIKPLTKPATPQAAMLKPAAPVAPPVMAPTSELGHARQAPLSAAGRHAPPSRPLSQVPESQRRYVVQMGVFNNLANAEELRAKLELNGIPAQIEARVQVGPFGSKEEADEARKKLVALGLEPGLLMAIRK, encoded by the coding sequence ATGGTCGACAAGAACCAACCGATGACCAGCGCGCCGCCTGAAGACGACAACGAAGACGAAGCGCTACAGCGGCGTCTGGTCAGTCGCATTGCTGTCGCCGGCGTGGTGATCGTCGCCCTGCTGGGTGGGCTGGCGCTCATCGACGCACTCAACACGCCGTCGCCGCCGCCCGTTGCCAAGGCGCCGCCTGTTGTGCCGCCATCACCGCCACAGGAGGCAGCGAAGCCCGATGAGGCGGCCTCCGAGCCGCCCAAGGAAGAGGCTGCGGCCGAGACGGAGGAGCCGGCCAAGACGGCCGAGGCTCCTCAGGAAGGCAGTACTGCGCCAAGCTCGGCGGCCCATCCTGTCGCTCCCGCCATCAAACCGTTGACCAAGCCCGCTACGCCGCAGGCGGCGATGCTCAAGCCTGCGGCGCCGGTGGCGCCTCCCGTCATGGCGCCCACCTCGGAGCTCGGGCATGCGCGACAGGCACCGCTCTCGGCGGCCGGGCGCCATGCGCCGCCCTCCAGGCCGCTCAGTCAGGTACCGGAATCCCAACGGCGCTACGTGGTGCAGATGGGGGTATTCAACAATCTGGCCAATGCCGAGGAGTTGAGGGCTAAACTCGAACTCAATGGTATCCCGGCGCAGATCGAGGCGCGGGTCCAGGTCGGACCTTTCGGTTCCAAGGAAGAGGCCGACGAGGCGCGCAAGAAGCTAGTGGCCCTGGGACTCGAACCCGGTCTACTGATGGCGATAAGGAAATAG
- the fliW gene encoding flagellar assembly protein FliW, with protein sequence MKIDSPRFGTLEIAPEKVIEFPNGLLGFEDARRFSLFHPEGARVSYYILQSIDDPLLAFNIADPALFGFDYEISLSDAEAASVDLTDSDDAVVMVILAKGEMQPDLRANFTAPLVLNLRSRKALQHVFSRLNYQVTLKASQP encoded by the coding sequence ATGAAAATTGACAGCCCCCGTTTTGGCACGCTGGAAATCGCGCCTGAAAAGGTCATCGAGTTTCCCAACGGTCTACTCGGCTTCGAGGATGCGCGCCGGTTCTCGCTCTTCCATCCGGAAGGCGCACGGGTGTCTTACTACATCCTGCAAAGCATCGACGATCCGCTGCTGGCCTTCAATATCGCCGATCCCGCCCTGTTCGGTTTCGACTATGAAATCAGCCTTTCCGACGCCGAGGCCGCTTCGGTGGACCTGACCGATTCCGACGACGCCGTGGTGATGGTGATCCTCGCCAAGGGCGAGATGCAGCCCGACCTGCGGGCCAATTTCACCGCGCCCCTGGTGCTGAATCTCCGCTCCCGCAAGGCCTTGCAGCACGTGTTCTCGCGCCTTAACTACCAAGTCACCCTGAAGGCGTCCCAACCGTAA
- a CDS encoding RidA family protein: MSKKIISTPHAPAAIGTYNQAVQAGNTIYLSGQIGLDPATMQMVDGIDAQIVRVFENLKAVAEAAGATLNDAVKFNIYLTDLANFAKVNEVMARYVAEPYPARAAVGVKELPRGALVEADAVLVVG; encoded by the coding sequence ATGAGCAAGAAAATCATCTCCACGCCGCATGCCCCTGCCGCCATCGGTACCTACAACCAGGCGGTGCAGGCCGGCAACACCATATATCTGTCCGGCCAGATCGGTCTCGACCCCGCCACCATGCAGATGGTGGACGGCATCGACGCGCAGATCGTGCGGGTGTTCGAGAACCTCAAGGCCGTGGCCGAGGCTGCCGGCGCTACCTTGAACGACGCGGTTAAATTCAACATCTATCTCACCGACCTCGCCAACTTCGCCAAGGTCAACGAAGTGATGGCACGCTATGTCGCCGAGCCTTATCCGGCCCGTGCCGCCGTGGGGGTCAAGGAACTGCCGCGCGGCGCACTGGTGGAGGCCGATGCCGTGCTCGTCGTTGGCTGA
- the recG gene encoding ATP-dependent DNA helicase RecG, with protein MPCSSLADTASRTRRAAASAPNTSTLAAKLARLGLTAAELPFHLPLRYEDETRITPVAAAISGQAAQFEVEVRDCEIAFRPRRQLICHVADATGELALRFLNFYPNQQKLLSPGARLRVFGEPRGGFFGNELIHPRFRRLEGDEPLPERLTPVYPTTAGLGQGTLRRLVQKEMAQADLADTLPEALRQRFALAELAPSLEALHQPPPVAGLDELDRVLAPAWRRIRFDELLAQQLSLRQAYAARRARGAAPLPASGRLTDGLLRHLPFTLTGAQRRAWQEIAADLAQPHPMQRLLQGDVGSGKTIVAALAMLQAADSGYQAALMAPTEILAEQHYRKLAAWLEPLGLPVAWLTGSLRKSEKAAMAGRIASGETLLAVGTHALIEDEITFARLGLSIVDEQHRFGVRQRLALKQKAVAPHQLTMSATPIPRTLAMSYYADLDVSVLDELPPGRTPVLTKLVGEGRRAEVVARVRAACGEGRQVYWVCPLIEESETLQLKTAEETYDHLRTELPELRTGLVHGRLRPEEKAAVMDAFLRNEIQVLVATTVIEVGVDVPNASLMIIEHAERFGLSQLHQLRGRVGRGSAESVCILLYARPLSATARQRLKIIYENTDGFEIARQDLALRGPGEFIGSRQSGMPLLRYAQLDDSALVEAARAAADVLLRDHPAQAVRHIRRWLKGAEEYLKA; from the coding sequence ATGCCGTGCTCGTCGTTGGCTGACACGGCGTCCCGCACCCGGCGCGCCGCCGCGAGCGCGCCGAACACCTCGACCCTGGCGGCCAAGCTGGCCCGGCTGGGGCTGACGGCGGCGGAACTGCCCTTTCACCTGCCCCTGCGCTACGAAGACGAGACGCGCATCACCCCCGTCGCCGCGGCGATTTCCGGGCAGGCCGCGCAGTTCGAGGTGGAGGTGCGGGATTGCGAAATCGCCTTTCGCCCCCGCCGCCAGTTGATCTGCCACGTAGCGGATGCAACCGGCGAGTTGGCGCTCCGTTTTCTCAACTTCTATCCCAACCAGCAGAAGCTCCTCAGTCCCGGCGCCCGCCTGCGGGTGTTCGGCGAGCCGCGCGGCGGGTTTTTCGGCAACGAACTGATCCACCCGCGCTTTCGCCGGCTTGAAGGCGACGAGCCCCTGCCCGAGCGACTCACTCCCGTCTATCCCACCACCGCCGGCCTGGGCCAGGGCACGCTGCGGCGCCTGGTCCAGAAGGAAATGGCGCAGGCCGATCTTGCCGACACGCTGCCCGAGGCGTTGCGACAGCGCTTCGCGCTGGCCGAACTCGCGCCCAGCCTCGAGGCGCTGCATCAGCCGCCGCCCGTCGCCGGACTCGACGAACTGGATCGAGTCCTGGCGCCGGCCTGGCGCCGCATTCGCTTCGACGAACTGCTGGCCCAGCAGCTTTCCCTGCGTCAGGCCTATGCCGCCCGCCGTGCCCGCGGCGCGGCGCCCCTGCCAGCCAGCGGCCGGCTCACCGACGGCTTGCTGCGCCACCTGCCTTTTACCCTCACCGGGGCGCAGCGCCGCGCCTGGCAGGAGATCGCCGCCGATCTGGCGCAGCCTCATCCGATGCAGCGGCTGCTGCAAGGCGACGTCGGCAGCGGCAAGACCATCGTCGCCGCCCTGGCCATGCTGCAGGCCGCCGATAGCGGCTACCAGGCGGCGCTGATGGCGCCCACCGAGATCCTTGCCGAGCAGCATTACCGCAAACTGGCGGCCTGGCTGGAGCCGCTGGGGCTGCCGGTGGCCTGGCTCACCGGCAGCCTGCGCAAGTCCGAGAAGGCCGCAATGGCCGGGCGCATCGCCAGCGGCGAGACCCTTCTTGCGGTGGGGACCCACGCCCTGATCGAGGATGAAATCACCTTTGCCCGTCTTGGTCTGTCCATCGTCGACGAGCAGCATCGCTTCGGCGTGCGCCAACGCCTGGCGCTCAAGCAAAAGGCCGTCGCGCCGCATCAGCTGACCATGTCGGCCACCCCCATTCCGCGTACCCTGGCCATGAGCTATTACGCCGACCTGGACGTGTCGGTGCTGGATGAACTGCCTCCCGGCCGCACGCCCGTGCTGACCAAGCTGGTGGGCGAGGGGAGGCGTGCCGAAGTCGTGGCAAGGGTCCGCGCCGCTTGCGGCGAGGGACGACAGGTGTATTGGGTCTGTCCGTTGATCGAGGAATCCGAGACCCTCCAGCTCAAGACCGCGGAGGAAACCTATGACCACCTGCGCACGGAACTGCCCGAACTGCGGACGGGGCTGGTCCATGGCCGGCTGCGGCCGGAGGAAAAGGCCGCGGTGATGGATGCCTTCCTGCGCAATGAAATCCAGGTGCTGGTGGCCACAACGGTGATCGAGGTGGGCGTGGATGTGCCCAATGCCTCCCTGATGATCATCGAACACGCGGAGCGCTTCGGCCTGTCGCAACTGCATCAGCTGCGGGGCCGGGTGGGGCGCGGTTCGGCCGAATCCGTCTGCATTCTGCTGTATGCCCGGCCGCTTTCCGCAACCGCCCGCCAACGGCTTAAAATCATCTACGAAAACACCGACGGTTTCGAGATCGCCCGCCAGGACCTCGCGTTGCGGGGGCCCGGCGAGTTCATCGGCAGCCGTCAGAGCGGCATGCCCCTGCTGCGCTATGCACAACTGGACGACAGCGCCCTGGTGGAGGCGGCGCGCGCGGCGGCCGACGTCCTGCTGCGCGACCATCCCGCACAGGCCGTCCGGCACATCCGGCGTTGGTTGAAGGGCGCCGAGGAATACCTGAAAGCATGA
- a CDS encoding chorismate--pyruvate lyase family protein codes for MRNLNRKAGAPDAGGWQARLDPAMGGYRPWLAETGSLTARIQRACPREAPFAVRLLNQGHGRPCADEYPVLPLRAARLVQVREVLLQSGSRPVVFAHTVALERGRRLLERAGGRSLGGLLFSDPLVLAGPHHYRCLNARDRLYRHALPWCGDTAPRRLWARRALFQRGRGLLLVTEVFLPAILDLNQP; via the coding sequence ATGAGAAACCTGAACCGTAAAGCCGGCGCCCCGGATGCCGGCGGCTGGCAGGCCCGCCTGGACCCCGCGATGGGCGGCTATCGTCCCTGGCTGGCTGAAACCGGCTCCCTCACCGCGCGCATCCAGCGGGCCTGCCCACGGGAGGCGCCGTTCGCCGTGCGCCTGCTGAATCAGGGCCACGGCCGGCCCTGCGCCGACGAATATCCGGTGCTGCCGCTGCGTGCCGCCCGTCTCGTCCAGGTGCGGGAAGTGCTGCTGCAGAGCGGCAGCCGGCCAGTGGTGTTTGCCCACACCGTGGCCCTGGAGCGCGGCCGCCGCCTGCTGGAGCGCGCTGGTGGCCGCTCCCTGGGGGGACTGCTGTTCTCCGATCCGCTGGTGCTGGCCGGTCCCCACCACTATCGATGCCTGAATGCCCGCGACCGGCTCTATCGGCATGCCCTGCCCTGGTGCGGGGACACGGCGCCACGCCGGCTGTGGGCCCGGCGCGCCCTGTTTCAACGCGGTCGCGGGCTGCTGCTGGTCACCGAGGTGTTCCTGCCCGCCATTCTCGACTTGAATCAGCCATGA
- the ubiA gene encoding 4-hydroxybenzoate octaprenyltransferase — translation MNLAALRERLDLYEKLMRLDKPIGTLLLLWPTLWALWIASEGQPPLQLVWIFVLGTLLMRSAGCVINDYADRDFDPHVERTRERPLASRRVGTGEALLLAAGLALCAFLLILPLKPLVWALSIPALFLAVSYPFTKRFFAIPQAYLGIAFGFGIPMGFAALQDAVPPLAWALLAANILWTIAYDTEYAMVDREDDLKIGIRTSAITFGRFDVAAVMLCYALSLAILAAIGVSLGYGFFYHAGLLLAGLIALYHYRLIRHRERMACFRAFLHNNWFGAAVFAGLTAELNLRPLLQMH, via the coding sequence ATGAATCTCGCAGCCCTGCGCGAACGTCTCGACCTCTATGAAAAGTTGATGCGGCTCGACAAGCCCATCGGCACCCTGCTGCTGCTCTGGCCCACGCTGTGGGCGCTGTGGATCGCCAGCGAGGGCCAGCCGCCCCTGCAACTGGTCTGGATCTTCGTCCTCGGCACGCTGCTGATGCGCTCCGCCGGCTGCGTGATCAACGACTATGCCGACCGGGACTTCGATCCTCACGTCGAGCGCACCCGGGAACGTCCGCTGGCGTCGCGTCGCGTCGGTACCGGCGAAGCGCTGCTGCTCGCGGCCGGGCTCGCCCTCTGCGCCTTCCTGCTGATCCTGCCGCTCAAGCCCCTGGTCTGGGCGCTGTCGATCCCGGCGCTGTTCCTGGCCGTCAGCTATCCCTTCACCAAGCGTTTCTTCGCCATTCCCCAGGCGTATCTGGGCATCGCCTTCGGCTTCGGCATCCCGATGGGGTTCGCCGCCCTGCAGGATGCCGTGCCGCCGCTGGCCTGGGCGCTGCTGGCGGCCAACATCCTGTGGACCATCGCCTACGATACCGAGTACGCAATGGTGGATCGGGAAGACGACCTCAAGATCGGCATCCGTACTTCGGCGATCACCTTCGGCCGCTTCGACGTGGCGGCGGTGATGCTCTGCTACGCCCTGTCCCTGGCCATCCTGGCCGCCATCGGCGTCAGCCTGGGCTACGGTTTCTTCTACCATGCCGGACTGCTGCTGGCGGGTCTGATCGCCCTCTACCACTACCGCCTGATCCGGCATCGGGAGCGGATGGCCTGCTTCCGGGCCTTCCTGCACAACAACTGGTTCGGCGCCGCCGTGTTCGCCGGTCTGACCGCCGAGCTCAACCTGAGGCCGCTGTTACAGATGCACTGA